In the Lepus europaeus isolate LE1 chromosome 18, mLepTim1.pri, whole genome shotgun sequence genome, one interval contains:
- the B9D1 gene encoding B9 domain-containing protein 1, with amino-acid sequence MAAASPSVFLLMVNGQVESAQFPEYDDLYCKYCFVYGQDWAPTAGLEEGISQITCKSQDVRQALVWNFPIDVTFKSTNPFGWPQMVLSVYGPDVFGNDVVRGYGAVHVPFSPGRYRKTIPMFVPESTSKLQKFTSWFMGRRPEYTDPKVVAQGEGREVTRVRSQGFVTVVFNVVTKDMRKLGYDTGPADTQATWGPSPTQGLPH; translated from the exons ATGGCGGCTGCGAGCCCCAGCGTCTTCCTGCTCATGGTCAACGGGCAGGTGGAGAGCGCCCAG TTTCCCGAGTACGACGACCTGTACTGCAAGTACTGCTTTGTgtacggccaggactgggcccccACTGCG gggctggaggaggggatcTCACAGATCACGTGCAAGAGCCAGGATGTGCGGCAGGCGCTGGTGTGGAACTTCCCCATCGACGTCACGTTTAAAAGCACCAACCCCTTCggct GGCCACAGATGGTGCTCAGCGTGTACGGTCCGGATGTGTTCGGGAACGACGTGGTCCGGGGCTACGGGGCTGTGCATGTACCCTTCTCCCCTGGCCG GTACAGAAAGACCATCCCCATGTTCGTCCCAGAGTCCACATCCAAACTGCAGAAGTTCACCAG CTGGTTCATGGGACGGCGGCCTGAGTACACGGACCCCAAGGTGGTGGCGCAGGGAGAAGGCCGGGAAG TGACCCGCGTCCGCTCCCAGGGCTTCGTCACTGTCGTCTTCAATGTGGTGACCAAGGACATGAGGAAGCTGGGCTACGACACAGGGCCTGCAGACACCCAGGCCACCTGGGGGCCCAGCCCCACGCAGGGCCTGCCCCACTGA